In Bos indicus isolate NIAB-ARS_2022 breed Sahiwal x Tharparkar unplaced genomic scaffold, NIAB-ARS_B.indTharparkar_mat_pri_1.0 scaffold_46, whole genome shotgun sequence, the DNA window CTTCACATTTTGAGGGAGAATCAGAGCTCATATTTGAACAGTTTCCAAGAGATCACGTTGGGAAACATCCATGTGTGAGTCAAGGTGGAGCACGACCCTGTCTCCCCCTCTACTGCAAAATATTCCTGGGTTCACCCTCCAGCTTTTCTCCCCTGGGAAGTCAACAAAGGTGGAATGCCACCTGACTCACTGAGAAATACTGCTCCTCAGGTGAGAGATGCTTTCTCATTGAGGGGAGGCCTGGGAATCGACCATCTGCATCCCTGGAGGGAGGCCAACCTCCAGCAGCCCTGCTCCCAAATACTTTCTTTAGTGAGTTTCCCTGGTCCAGTGCCTtccctggagggaggaggagaccaCCCAGCCCAGAGGGCTTCAAGGTCCATCCCACCAGATCAGAAGTCTGCACGTTCCTCTGCTCAGCCCAGTCTCCTGTGAGGGCCCTGGGCTGTGGGGAGAGCCAGGGTCCCCTGAGCCTGTACTCTCCTTCTGGTTGACATCCCACCTCAGACAAATTTCTCTCACACTCgtttttactttattcattggctgcactgggtttttgttgctgtccGGGCTTTCTCAAGTCATGATCAGCAAGGGCTACTCTTGCTTCCCTGTGTGGACTCTCACTTCCGGCTCACCCTCATTTTTATATGCCTTCCTCCCTCAACTGCACAGATGCCTTTTGCCTTACTTCTGTCAGATCCCTGGTGCCCAGCTGAGACCCCCGCCCTCAGCACTCAGCTACGTGTGGGTGGAGGGGACTGGATGAAGTCAAGGAAGGGAGAGACCAACATGGGTCAGAGAGTTTGGGAAGACTGCACTGAGGAGAAGTCCTTGGCCTGAGAACTCCGAGTTGCTTGGTGTTTCAAGGGCTTGAGGAGCTCACACATAACACTCCTTGCATGAGATTGGAATCAGTTGTGGGATAGCAATGTCAAGATCAACCGCACCTTTATCACCAGTGGGGACATAGACAATGAATTGGGCATCACAGAGAGTTCATCATTTACCCACCCACTCACAGGCTGCCTGTGCGACTGTGGGTCTCCCCTACAGGTTATGAAGGGATGGGCAGCTATCCCACAGAAGAAGAAGTTGGGAAGGGGTCACACAGCCCCTTCCTCATCTGATTTTCTCTTTCCACTGACTTGGTGACCACCACTCAGACTTCACCCCAGTGTCTGCTTGCTACTCTTTTCTACCACTGAAATGTGCAATGCCACCCTTTCCCCAAATTTCTACAGGTATCACGCACGATTGTGCTGACCTTGGGGTTCAAGATGTTCCACTACATCCAAGCTCAACCCATGATGGAAAAACTCCTCTAAGATGGGGGCAAACCACAGCCTGCAGAGCAAATCCAGGCTGAGGCCATTTCTGTGAGTTGAGGAgtgtatttacatttttgaatcatagaagaagcaagagaactccagacaaacatctacttctgcttcattggctacattaaagcctttgactgtgtttatcacaacaaactgtggaacattcttaaacagatgggaataccagaccaccttacctgcctcctgagaaacctgtatgcaggtcaagaagcaacattcaGAACTAGACAGGGAACAATGATCTGgtttcaaactgggaaaggagtacatcaaggttgtatattgtcaccatacttatttaacgtatatgtggagtacatcatacgaaatgccaggctggatgaagcacaaactggaatcaagattgctgggagaaatattaataacctcagatatgcagatgacaccacccttatggcagaaagtgaagaggaactaaagagcctcctgatgaaggtgaaagaggagagtgaaaaaggtggcttaaaactcaacattcaaaaaacaaagatcatggcatctggtctcatcacttcatggcaaaaagatggggaaacaatgataACAAtgacactttcttttcttgggctccaaaatcactgtagatggtgactgtagccatgaaattaaaagacgcttcctccttggaagaaaagttatgacaatcctagacaatgtattaaaaagcagagatattactttgctgacaagggtcaaagctatggtttttccagtagtcatgtgttgatgtgagagttggactataaacaaggcttagcaccaaagaattgatgcttttgaactgtggtgttggggaagactcttgagagtcctttgcactgcaaggagatcaaaccagtcaatcctaaaggaaagcagtcctgaatattccttggaaggactgatgctgaagctgaagctccaatactttggccacctaagagctgactcattagaagagattgaaaaaatctttcaaaaaacatctttgctgggaaagattgaaggcaggaggattcagggatgacagagaatgagatggttggatggcatcaccaactcaatggacctgagtttgagcaagctcctggagatggtgaatgacagggaaacctggtgtgctgcagtccatggggttgcaaatagccagacaggactgagcaactgaacaacaatgggtcaaaaaatcaaaagaagcatAATGTTTCATCACCACATATgaaaagtccatggaattcaaaTTTCATAAAGCTGTAGGAAATGCAGTCTTGCAAGTCACTTCCTTCTTGTCCAGATGGTTGAGTGTTGAAGGAGAGCTGATGGCTGGCTAAGCCTGAATTCCTACACTCACCATCTGGCTCTTGTCTAGCCCTACTCTAAGGATTTCTGGTTCTTTAATTTCCCAGTGGCTGACTCTGTGGAgatcttcctccccaccccatctcagagccttccttctttctcccccaGCCTCTTCACACCCCAGAGACATCCCAGAACACCCTAGTCTTTCTCTCTTGTGCGGTGTCttattattactatatatatatatatatattttaaaaccttcAAGGAAGTTAGAGTATGTTTCTGAATAAACTAAGGAATTCCAACTGTAAAAAAGAGGTCCCTGGTGAGACGCTCGCTCACACATGTCAGTCCACTCACTTTCTTCTCCGCAAGCTCCCCAATATTTCTTGATGGTGTCCAGTTAGTTTGTTATTTGTattcaccatttttaaaaaagattttgcccttaaatttatttatttgctttaatttttggctgcacagcatatgggatcttagtttctcagccagggatggaacctgcaccctttGCATTGAAatcacagtcttagccactggactgccagggaagtttccGCCTTCACTGTTCTTAACacaaaagaaaggggaaattttttttctctttggattttatttatctaaaaagaactgaagaaaagGGATGGTGTGTCTGATGCAAgggagaaaaattgaaaatgaaattatgtaaAAAGCAAATACAGTTCCTGATCAACACAGATCGATATCCCGACTCTGAAAAAATGGAAGCTGACGGCAGCTGTCATCTGAAAATGCTCAACGTTGATGCGTACTATACAAGCTAATTACAATGGCAAGAAAAATCAAAAGGCATAGGACAAGAACAAATATTTTGGTATGAGAAACGATCCAGGCTTTGAGTCGGAGGAGCGCCTTGAAGGCAGAGTTTCTCTCAGCCTCTTTcaggtcttgcttttgctttGCAACCTGCAGCCGTACCTTGTCCAGGTAGCACGTCTGACCTTCTCCACGGGCGCCACCACCCATCTACTGGAGCATCTGTGCATCAAAGAAGAGCTCGTTGGTGAGAAAGGCGCCCTGGTGTTCCCGCTCCAGCCCCTTGATCATGGCCATCAGCTGGGCCAGCTGCTCTTTCTGCTCATCCCAGGAGGCCCAGTTGTTGAAGGCGCAGTACCTCCGCCTGACCTCCCggaccaggctcctcagcctgaGGTTGTCTGTGTTTGCCACATACTCATCCAAGGATCCACCCACCAAGTCCTCCTTGTGGGTGAAGAGGATGACCATGTATCTCTCGGCTCCTGCCCCAAAGACCTCCTTCACCCTGGTCACGGCCACAGCGTCCTGCTCAGTGAAGCGCCCCAGCTGGGTCACCAGCAACAGCATGTGAGGCCCTGGCACCGATAGCAGGTAACAGGCTCTGATATTCTCATACACCTCTTAATCTTGGGCCCTGGACTCAAAGATGGGGGGCCTGTCCACCACCAGGTTGCTCCTCCCATTCCAAGTGCCTGTTGCCCTCTGACACTTCCTGGTCACTGCCTGGGCCCTGAGCTTGGGCTCAAAGATGGGCTGGCAGAGGATGCTGTTCCCGGTGGCACTTTTCCCGCTGCCTGTTTTGCCTACCAAGATGATCCTCAACGAGGAGGAGTGTTCAAAGCCCTCATGTTCTATCTcgcctgtaaaaaaaaaaaaaaaaaaagattttttctgGGCTTACTAAGtttgtgattcttttttaaagttttattttatcttggagtatagttgatgatgggcttcccaggtggtgctagtggtaaagaacctgcctgccaaggcaggagacatggaacacagttttgatccctgggtttggaagatttcctggaggaggacatggcaagctgctgcagtattcttgcctggaaaagcccatggacagaggagcctggtgggctgctatccatggggttgcaaagagttggacatgacatggtgactaaacaacaacagacaaCAACAAGAGTTGGCAAGGGTGACACTGTGCCAAGAGCTAAAATTTTCAAGAGATGAAGAGTGAGAATCCAAGGACTTCTGGAGTTCTTATGAGCCCACATGAATTAGGTTCATTCTAGGCTCCCAAAATCTGTTATTTTGTCCCTTTTACTCTGTTGGTTCTTCCCTTAGCTAagtattctgaaaaaaaatttttttcaaacctGATTACAAAATCTCTATGGGAAGTTTTCCTCTTTTCAGCTGAGCACAGGCAGGGGAAGATATCATTTCCACATTTCGGTTCCAAATCCACTGACTTCTCACTTGAAGTTTTGTTTCCACGTTTCCCATACATCACCAAACGGGTCAGAGTGTCATGCTTGGGTGTGTAGGGGGTGATGACAGTAGGGAAGATAAAGAATGTGATAgctgccttcttctcctgcaGTTTAAAGTAACTGGGTTTCTCTTCTGTCTCAGTGTTTGAGGTcagggagtggaggagggaagaCAGTAACTATCTCCTGGTGTCCAGAGCACTTGAGAATTTGAAGGGTTTCTTACCTTCAGCCATGGTTCCGTATCTGCTCCTCTGCAGCCCTTCCATTCGCTTCTAGAatacaaagaggaaagaaataaaagcaagtgTCCTTATAGGAGTTGATAAGACCTGAGAACACCTCCAATTCAGACAGCTGAGAACTATTATTCTTAGATGAGCAATTTCCACTGCTAATTTTCTACCatatgttattttcaaatatccacATATAACTTTAAACAAGCCAGGTGATGCTAGGTTATGTTAACACAGTGAACTCTTGCTTTGCTTCCTCATTCTGCAGGAAAGTAAGAAATGTTTGAATATGCATCAGTTGATTATCTCCCTTCAAGCTGAAAAGGCATGAaataaagaaagccttcttctatGGAATAAGAAGCaagacttttatttattattattattggaatCAAACCAAACTTGCTAGACTAGAGAATAAAAGTTGCCCTGATGTAAATGACAGTGGTTTGTTTGACATACTGGGCATTTCCAGTCCCAGAAACTCTTTGTATTAGATGGACATCCCAGTGGCAAAGAGGAAAGTACAATGCACCTTCCAGTAGGAGTGTGGATTGGGGTCCAGGGCTCCTTTGGGGATGGAcatgagagggagaaagggaagagggcTGAACATGGTCACCACCTCCTTCCCTCTGAGCAGCTGGGGGAAGAGAAACTGGTGCCCTGACTGAGGGACAGCAGCAACATTTGGGACAAATTCAGGATAAAGTAATTTCCTGCTCTGTTTTAAATCAAATGTCTTTCCTTGTGGGTCTCCCaataacaacttaaaaaaatcccAGTAGACATAACCGGAAATTGGTAAAACCATGGAGATAAATGTTTCATTCAGATGAGGCATACTATTGTGTCATTCTTGGTGCTAGAAAAGGTAAGGGTGTATTGGAAAAGGCAAGGATGCAATCTGCAATTATAATTAAGATGAACTCTGagcctatgggcttccctcatagctcagtcggtaaaggatgggcttacaatgcaggagaaccgggttcgattcctgggttgggaagatcctatgaagggagtggttacccactccagtattcttgcctggagtatcccatgggcagaggcgcctggcaggctacagtccatggggtcacaagagtcagacacaatttagcaactaaaccaccaccactgagcctatattttatttattcagttttaaagATTATGTAGTtatgaaacaaacattttaagGAGAGAAATAAATACTCTGAGTAATGAAACAAATTCCACGATGTGCAATGAACAAATCTCAGTATTTTGGCATTTTTATTACTGCTGTTCAATTTGAttgaaaaagttaaaactttacacatatagtttcatttatttattttttgacttcccCAACCCCGAGTTTCATTCTGCCTCTCCTTTTAGAGGCAAACAATATTCTGAGATGTTTATGTGTCTATCTCATTTGTGTATTTACACTTGTACATACACATCTATCTATAGTTAAGATATAGTACTTTTTGGTATTTTAATCTTTTAcagaaatggcattatttatgtaacattttaCCCAGTTCTTTCTTAACAAACATTTGGTGTTCCAAATACAACTTTGTTACTACCAACAGTAGTGCTATGACCAACGTGACAATCTCTCTGGAATGTCCAGCTTCCACCTGACCAGATATTGCCAAATCTGACTCCAGGAAACTTGTGCTGAGTCATGCTGGCAGCAGCCACGTATGAGCATCCCACAAATCATCACGTACACTTGGTAaaactagatttttaattttatggtcaCCCTGTTGGGCATACAGTAGGATGACTTAATTGGTTTAAACTTGCATTTTATTGATTAACATTGAATTAAAAATGATGTCCATAGTTGATTTACTATTCAGCAAATTTGTTATTTCTaccttttcacatttttctattcACTCAGTCAAGATGCATAGAAATGGTCTTCATTGAGGAAACCATCCCCTGTCACACTATCAGAATATACTAAAAtaacttctttcctttccttttctcctgcacCCCTTTCCTTCCCTAATCCCCGAGAAGAGAATTTTCCTTAACCCCTTCTCCCACTTGGTGTCCTTGCCTCTGGTAAATTATACTCCAGCTTTTGCTAAAATTGCTCAAATTCTCTGACATGTTTTCTATCTCAGATGACATTTTCTGAGTATATTGAAGTAGTAAGGACAATGATGACAGTCGTGACAATGTTGATGATGAACTTCACCATTATAATAACCCTCTACGCAGCCATTTGtaattttcaacttttctttcatatccattattttaattgtttgctCTAATTCCCTATGATGTGATTGAGATAggtattaatatttctattaaaatattaagaaactgaGTCTCAACTAGCATGCCCATGTTCACACTACTGTCATGGAGCTAAGAACAAAAACTGGCTCATTTTGCCTGCATATTCTCCTAGGTTCATTGTGGAGGAGAAGTGAAGATAAAGTCATTGAGCCTCTTGGAACACCACATACCATGTTGCATCCATGGTCAGGACATAAACGGAAGAAGTTAGGCTGGAAGCTTGCCCTAAAACCAACAAAGAGAACTGTATTGCAACATCttggttgacttttttttttttttaaaagactattcaAACATAAAATCGTAGGGGACAAAAGTTGCTCAGAATGGAACGATTTCAGTTGAAACAATCTGGTGTTTTTACATGACTTGATGATCAGTGTGACCCAAATGGGGCACTGTGGCTGCCACAAAACACCATCAAAGTCAGAGGTGCAGCACCATCCTCCTGAAGCATCTTCTGAGTGGGTCAGGTTGCTGGGGGGAGACACGTCTCACAGAGGAATAGATTTTTTGGGGTGGATATTAACAAATACCAAAGTGTCCAGAGGCTAGTCAGAAAGGGTATTGATGGAAATGCTGAAATGACAGGATATTAAAAGGACTGAATCAAGCCTAGGAAGACATCCAGAAGCATTGTAAACTTGAAGCAATGTGACATGTGTCAATTGCAGAACAGACAAAAGTGGGAGAATGAATAATGGAGGCATATTTCTTTTCCACAAGGAAAACCCTAATCTTCCCGACATGGGATCAGGAATCATGAGAGAGAAGATATGGGAGCAGAGATTATATGGGTATCTGACCGGAAGAGTAGGGGGATCTAGCTTAGGGAGGACGTTGAAGCAAATTAACATCATATACCTATTGATCTTTAAATTGGATGAACCTGATGTTATCTTGATGCTATCTCATTTTATCAAACTACTAGAGTAGGCTCTCTCCtgctgttttagaaaaggtaaaaatatttttcatctgcCTAATTCATGAGTCCCTCCTTGCCTATCTGCTTGAGTCCCtctgtttcccagcatcactggTTTCACAGTTTAGCATCATGATTTCATAACACGTCTTTCACAGGAGGTTGACAGCAGACCAGTGGATGGTTCCTGTACACGCTGGGGTCTCTCTGCCATAGCGTCAAATTCTACATCGTGTGGTAGGAAACCTGGCTATCTGGGGAAGAATGGGGTGGCTTTCAGAAGATCAAGGTCTTTAAACAACGTCCACTGGGAGGTTTCGCTGGGAATGTGGCTCAGTGAGGGTACTCGTCCTGTGGAGCCCTAGGAATGGATTCCTGCCCCAGGCTTCTCTGGGAGGTGGTTCTTGTCAGGGACcggggcagaggtgggggtggggtggggtggggtgtgtggtATGGGTGAAGTTAAGAAGGTAAAACTTAAGATGTTCACTCTACCTAGTTGTGaggttcagttttctcatctgtcaaattgTTGTTtggtggctcagtcctgtccagctctttgggaccctatgggctgcagcacgccaggctttcctgtcctccactatctcccaaagtttgttcaaTTCATGACCAATGAGTccgtgatgctgtctaaccatctcatctcctgctgcccccatcttcttttgccttcaatctttcccagtatctgaGAATATTAGTGAAGCTTTATGAAACGCTATGAAGcttaatgaaaatcaaaagagcTAAGAAgtaggctgctactgctgctaagtcacttcagaaggAAAGTGGGGCTGACGCAGCTTGCCTCCTGTCCCAGCAGTAGGGGACACCCCTCCGGCCAGGGCAAAACTGCTGCCTCGGAAACCGGAGAGCAGCGAGTTCACAGCGTGCGCAACCCCAAGGGATGCTTGCCTTCTGAGACCACGAGCTCCTCGCCCCCTCCCATTTCCTCTTTAAGAAGGGTGAAAAGAGACCACTCTGATCCGTCTCCCCTTGAAAGCACCTCCAAAGAGATCAACTCAGAAAGCTAGTTATTCTCTTTGGCACAAGAAAGAATCACAGACTTTTCCGGGAGGACTTCTCTACCTTCGTGCAAAGCTGGAGCCAGGTGTGGAACAGGTTAGGGTGGAGCCCTCCTCCTTTCCAGCAACTCTGCAGAGCTGGGAGCCAGAGAGCCACtgttctttgccttttgcctcttGGGGTTGAGGTGTCTGTTCTTAGGaggagtgtatgtgtgtgatttcTGAGGAGTGATATGCTGTTCTCTTTAGTGTATCCTCGAGCTATTTCACCAACGCGTGGAAGAACAGATCTTAGGTGTTTTCAGATGTCATAAGTCAAGGGATATACACGATTTATCTCTATTTTTGAAGTGAAAAGGAGTGCCTAAACTTAATGGGATAAAGTGTGAAGGGAAATACAAAGTAAACAAGAATTGGGCCAAGAATGAGACTGAATGTaaggtataaaaataattatgacccaaaataataaaaacaaaacactacatCATTTGGGaagatatttaaaagagataaaagacaaatttagaaaaaaatctcaaaatatttgaTTGCAAATACTTATTCACTTGTATAGAAAAGGCAACATTGTCACTATCACATTAAGGCTCccagggcagaaaaaaaaaaaaataataatgacctAACGTTTTACACATCAGTAAAGTCAAAacggatcaaagacctaaatgtaaggcccaGAAGTATAAaacacttagaggaaaacataggcagaacactgacataaatcacaacaagatcttttttgacacacctcttagagtaatgaaaataaaaagaaaaataaacaaatgggacctaattaaatgcaaaagcttttgcatagcaaaggaatccataaatgaaatgaaagggcaaccctcagaatggaagaaaatatcttcaaacgaagcaactgacaaaagattaaacTCCAAGATttgcaaacagctcatgcaactctaTATCAAAAAACCAAGTAACTCAGTCAAAGAAAATTgggagaagacctaaacagacatttttgcaaagaacacatacagatggccagcaacATAGGAAACATGTTCAGCACCACTAATtattcaggaaatgcaaatcaaaactacaatgaggttatcagctcacaccaatcagaatggccatcatcaataaaatctacaaacaataagtgctaaAGAATGTGTttagaaaagggaaccttcatacactgttggtgggaatgtaaactggtacagtcactatggagaagagtatggaggtgcctcacaaaactaaaaatagaactatcatatgacccagaaatcccaccccTGTGCCTGATTCAGACAAAGctgtaattcagaaagatacatacaccccagtgttcattgcagcactgtttacaataagcaggacagggaagcaacctacatgttcattagcaaaagaatggataaagaagatgtggtacatatacacaatgggatgttactcagccatagaaagaaatgaagtagtgccatttgcagagatgtggatagacctagagactgtcacatagagtgaagtaagtcagaaaaacaaatactgtataatatcaatatatggaatctagaaaagtcatacagatgaatttattagcaaagcagaaatagggacacagatatagagaacaaacttatggagaCCAAGGGGGGATGGGGGagtaggatgaattgggaaaaTGGGATTGAAATATACACCCTACCATGTATGAAATatacaactaatgagaacctacagtatagcacagggactctactcaatgctctgtgctaacctaaataggaaggaaatctatAAGAGATCGGGTGTATGTATAcatgaaggaggaaatagaacaGGCTCTCTCTTGAGGGtgggactccatcttgggccggactgtggactttgagctatatgcccagtatctatggaaatgatatACCAACTCGAAAACCATGCccccagaaggaagagccccagggttcTCTATTGCCttaaagaataccctaattatctgtgtaacccaatagaatcatacattctattatgcttattgggatatgatcacaggcctattgataactgtccactgttaactacctaagcttaaggcatatgatcacaggttaactttgattgtatctttcttttccttttgttcagaCTGGTTTCAAGGACCcttatacacttagggtatagaagcttttcacaaaaactggtcagggtccttggctaagaggagactctgc includes these proteins:
- the LOC139181977 gene encoding GTPase IMAP family member 5-like codes for the protein MLLLVTQLGRFTEQDAVAVTRVKEVFGAGAERYMVILFTHKEDLVGGSLDEYVANTDNLRLRSLVREVRRRYCAFNNWASWDEQKEQLAQLMAMIKGLEREHQGAFLTNELFFDAQMLQ